CCGCGGTACCCCGCGCCGCAGGACGCCCCTCCTTCGGGATACCGCGACGCGCCGCCCTTCGCCGCGCCGCAGCCGCCGGCCCCGACACGGCCCGTGACGGCACCCGCCGCCGCGACGCCGCCGGCGGACGAGCAACCCTCGTCCGAGCACTGGACCGCCCCGGGGACGCCCGCCGAACCCGTCGATCCCGACTCGCCGTGGTCCTAGCCGCACGCGGCGCGTGGGTCGCGCTCCTCGCCGACGCCGTCCCGCCCCTGACGCCGGACGGCGATGAGGCGCGCGAGTGGGCCGAGCGCGAATTGAGCAAGCCCGCCTACGCGGAAGCGCAGCCCACGCCGATCGACCGCATCGCGCAGGCGATCGGCGACTTCCTCGGTCGGCTGTTCGGCACCGAGCTCTCCGGCGGATGGGGGCCGTGGGTCGCGGTCATCGCCGCCGTCGTGATCGTTCTGGTCATCGTCGCGGCGTTCCTGATCTGGGGCCGGCCCCAGGTGACCCGCCGGGCGCGAGAGAGCGCCATCGTCTTCGGCGCTGCCGAACAGCGCACTGCCGCCGAACTGCGCTGTGATGCGGCATCCCGTGCAGCATCGGGCGAGTGGGATGCCGCGATCATCCTGCGCTTCCGGGCGCTGGCGCGAGGGCTCGACGAGCGCGGGATCGTCGAGACTCCCCCCGGCGCCACCGTCCACGCCTTCGCGCGGGCGGCCGCCGCCGCGATGCCCGCGATCGCGGATCGGCTCGAGTCGGCCGCAGCCGCCTTCGACGATGTGCGCTACCTGCGACGGCCCGGGACGGCCGCGCTCTACGCGACGGTCGCCGGCGTCGACGACGCAGCGGTCGCCGCCCGTCCGC
This portion of the Microbacterium pygmaeum genome encodes:
- a CDS encoding DUF4129 domain-containing protein; translation: MVLAARGAWVALLADAVPPLTPDGDEAREWAERELSKPAYAEAQPTPIDRIAQAIGDFLGRLFGTELSGGWGPWVAVIAAVVIVLVIVAAFLIWGRPQVTRRARESAIVFGAAEQRTAAELRCDAASRAASGEWDAAIILRFRALARGLDERGIVETPPGATVHAFARAAAAAMPAIADRLESAAAAFDDVRYLRRPGTAALYATVAGVDDAAVAARPRASAPAEATS